Proteins from a single region of Seriola aureovittata isolate HTS-2021-v1 ecotype China chromosome 9, ASM2101889v1, whole genome shotgun sequence:
- the ankrd33aa gene encoding photoreceptor ankyrin repeat protein, with amino-acid sequence MATASDDPQLGAGPSEDSEILLDDSDSGSVLSDDSVLPDYEKDDNDKDPAKTLFEACAKNDPTSLRRILERGVTKEEAMELDINGKNGLMLAVGKGFVDIVTMLHVCPLIDINHQDNDGNTAIMIAAQAGFLTILNYILNYYSGVDTEVRDPRGFTALIKAGLQGREECVSALLMHGADINAMDLVQGRGLKDWVLRTGSFETLRRLRRLQARPIAQQFCESYVPEWPELEQLVAKATVDKTASQKLRQRLKDTLTFSFPQDPQDNGVMDHMVRMTTGIHSPLIATGCRPLCPTSPPEIGKRRFAVPELLEKHSSKELEESTVSHSNGSITSASPSIASATSVSLTSCCQDSARRGSLVSGGVRSFIPRGMAHRNSIFPSGCIPKIEVTKSGEPTPKKEKKKKRQKGYLEPPIWKYKEAREEKKKEKKRQENEKENEKKSKGSKRSPR; translated from the exons ATGGCCACCGCAAGTGATGACCCCCAGCTGGGCGCAGGCCCATCCGAGGACTCAGAGATCCTCCTGGATGATTCTGACTCAGGGAGTGTGCTTTCTGATGACTCTGTGCTTCCTGACTATGAAAAGgatgataatgataaagatCCAGCTAAAACACTGTTTGAGGCCTGCGCCAAGAATGACCCCACATCCCTGCGCAGGATCCTGGAGAGAGGAGTCACCAAAGAAGAGGCCATGGAGCTGGACATCAATGGCAAG AATGGACTGATGCTGGCTGTGGGTAAGGGTTTCGTAGACATTGTCACCATGCTGCATGTATGTCCATTAATAGACATCAACCACCAAGACAATGATGGCAACACTGCCATCATGATTGCTGCCCAGGCAG GCTTCCTCACCATTCTCAACTATATCCTTAACTACTACTCTGGTGTGGACACTGAGGTCAGGGATCCCCGTGGCTTCACTGCCCTCATCAAGGCAGGTCTGCAGGGCAgagaagagtgtgtgtctgccctGCTAATGCATG GTGCTGATATAAATGCAATGGACCTGGTCCAAGGGAGAGGCCTAAAGGATTGGGTCCTTAGGACAGGAAGTTTTGAAACTCTGAGGAGACTACGCCGCCTGCAGGCTCGTCCTATCGCTCAGCAGTTCTGTGAAAGCTATGTTCCTGAGTGGCCTGAGTTGGAGCAACTGGTGGCAAAGGCCACAGTCGACAAAACAGCCAGTCAGAAGCTGAGGCAGCGCTTAAAAGACACCCTTACTTTCAGCTTTCCTCAGGACCCCCAAGACAATGGGGTCATGGACCATATGGTGCGGATGACCACAGGCATCCACAGCCCCCTGATAGCCACTGGCTGCCGTCCACTCTGTCCCACCAGCCCCCCAGAGATTGGCAAGCGACGGTTTGCCGTTCCTGAGCTGCTTGAAAAGCACAGCAgcaaggagctggaggagagcacAGTCTCCCACAGTAATGGCTCCATCACCTCAGCTTCTCCCAGTATTGCCTCAGCCACCTCCGTATCTCTGACCTCCTGCTGCCAGGACTCAGCACGCAGGGGAAGCTTGGTGTCGGGTGGCGTAAGAAGCTTCATTCCCCGAGGCATGGCACACAGGAACAGCATATTCCCCTCAGGCTGTATCCCTAAGATTGAAGTGACAAAGTCTGGGGAACCCACtccaaagaaagagaaaaagaagaaaaggcagaAGGGCTACCTGGAGCCCCCAATCTGGAAGTACAAGGAAGccagggaggagaaaaagaaagagaagaagcgACAGGAAAACGAAAAAGAGAACGAGAAAAAATCTAAGGGGTCAAAACGTTCACCAAGATAA